The Mustela nigripes isolate SB6536 chromosome 4, MUSNIG.SB6536, whole genome shotgun sequence genome includes a window with the following:
- the PLAC9 gene encoding placenta-specific protein 9, which translates to MELMTCSSVDGEKLPHSVSSGCRFVGRRCEWRTSVSGSVKWAPEPLGLGAAAQSPALAPYRSPAPRGVGGEAAGEAPRLARLPSAPRGLRRGRIARAGEPGAAQESWLGRRAFPAGGSARARGRGGGETLRCARPAGSMRPLLCALAGLALLGAAAAEPFVPSRGEPAWNTGCDRHMAVHDRLDVIEETVEKTVEHLETELKSLLGQLEVLAWNLPPGPSGPTPDLLGDDGFGAPEPELPSSWK; encoded by the exons ATGGAATTAATGACCTGTTCGTCGGTGGACGGAGAAAAGCTTCCACACTCGGTGTCCTCGGGTTGCAGGTTCGTGGGCCGGCGCTGCGAGTGGAGGACTTCAGTGTCCGGGTCTGTGAAATGGGCTCCTGAGCCCCTGGGGCTGGGAGCGGCggcccagagcccagccctcGCCCCCTACCGCTCTCCCGCGCCCCGGGGCGTGGGGGGGGAGGCGGCTGGAGAGGCGCCCAGGCTGGCACGCCTGCCCTCCGCCCCGCGGGGTCTCCGGAGGGGGCGGATCGCGCGAGCCGGAGAGCCCGGAGCCGCCCAGGAATCTTGGCTCGGGAGGCGAGCATTTCCTGCGGGCGGGTCGGCGCGGGCCCGGGGGCGCGGCGGCGGGGAGACGCTGCGCTGCGCTCGGCCGGCCGGCAGCATGCGGCCCCTGCTCTGCGCGCTGGCCGGGCTCGCTCTGCTCGGCGCTGCCG CTGCTGAGCCCTTTGTGCCCTCCCGTGGAGAACCGGCCTGGAACACAGGGTGTGACAGACACATGGCTGTCCACGACCGTTTAGACGTCATAGAGGAG ACGGTGGAGAAGACGGTGGAGCACCTGGAGACGGAACTGAAAAGCTTGCTGGGCCAGCTGGAGGTGCTGGCCTGGAACCTTCCCCCAGGGCCCTCTGGCCCCACCCCCGACCTCCTCGGAGATG ATGGCTTTGGAGCCCCCGAGCCTGAGCTGCCCAGCAGCTGGAAGTGA